The sequence TCCAAACAAACCCATACTACACAAGCATGAAGGTATCTGTCCAGATAGCATGTTATTAGACAAATCTAACAGCCGCAGATACTTCAAGTAACAAATATGGTTTGAAATCACCCCTTCAAACAAATTTCCTTTCAACAGTAGTACTCTTAGCTTTGGGAAAGCCTCAGCAATACCACTTGGTATTGAACCCCTCAATTGGTTATATCGAAGATCTATTGTCTTCAGATCTGAATTAAGTGACAAGGGCAACGGAAATGTCCCACTGAGATTATTCTCACTTAGATGTAAATATGTCAAACTGGGCAAATAAGGTATCTGCCCAGAAAGAGCGTTTTTTGAAAGATCAAGAAATTCGAGGAATTGAAGGTTGCATATGTTTGGGATTGATCCAGAAAAGTGATTCCCTCTTAGATTGAGTATATGAAGACCGCCAAGTTGGCTTATGCAATTTGGGAGGGATCCAGAAAACCTGTTACTGCTTGTATCAAGCACACCAAGGTATGGCATGTTACAAATGCTTGTGGGAATCTCCCCAAATATGTAATTGTTATTTAGGACTAGATACTCCATGGATGTCAAATTCAGGAATTCAGGGAGTGAACCATGGAAGCTGTTGCCGGATGCAAACAAAGCAGTGAGACTTGGATGAGGTCCAGAAAAACAAGCAGCTATGTCACCTGAGATATTGTTGTAAGATATATCTAAATGTGAAAGTTTCTCCATGTAACCAAAAGATGACGGGTGTGTGCCTTCAAAAGAATTCCTCGATAAGTTTATGTAATACAGATTTGGTAGTGTGATGTTGATGACCTCAGGAATTTCTTTGCTTAGCATGTTGCAAGATGCATCTAACCATGATAACTTCGTAGTTACTTTTGATGGAAGAATGAGTGGACCAACAAATGAGTTCTTTCGCAAATTCAAGTATGACAGGTTTGTATTGTTCTCTATTAACCATGCGGGGAAATGACCGGTTAGATAATTGTTTGACAAATCAATTACCTATAGCTCATGCTGATGCAGAAACAAACTTGGTACAACAACAGAATTGCCATTTAGATTGCAGTTTGACAGTTCAAGAACCTGAAGCTGAACAGATATATTTGCTCAAGGACTCTCAGTTTGCACTTGAAAGTTAGTACTGTTGCTAGAAAGTCCCAAGTATTTCAGTCTGGTATATCTTGAGAAGGAATTAAGATATAGCATTCCTTCAAGTTGGTTATGAGAAAGGGATAGATGCAGGAGTGAGGACATGTTTGCGAAGTTAGAAGTAGGAAACCTCACTTTTAAAAGGTTGTATGAAAGATCAAGAACCCTGAGAGAAGTTAGATTTCTAATGCATGGTGGCAGCTTTCCGAAGAAAAAGTTTCCATCAAGATGTAACTCTTGAAGTCTTGTCATCTTGCAGGCTGCTGCAAATGAAGAGAATATATTCCAATGTTAATATCTGATACTCatctttttgttttttggaCTATGTTTATCTTTTCGACAATACAGCAAGAATGGAATTAACACAGGCAACCTTACACCAGTCTGATACTGTTAAAGTGCACAGGATCGGAAGCATCCACAGTTAGATTTTGCAGTCAAGAGACTATGGTTCCAAAACCTAAACATGATGTGGCCTAGAGCCCTAGAGTTGGTATAACTACTTAAACTTgcaataatttttaaaaaagatCTTGAAAATAAAGGAGAGCAATTGTACAGTAATGATCATGTAAAGTGTGCGAGAGAGATTTAGAGTGGGCTTGTAGCCAATGTCCACCCATTTGCACAAATTAGTAGACAAACTGCATGTAGCTTTGTCAGCTCGTGCAAAAACTCACACCAACAAATATGTCTGACTGTTGAGACAGAAAAGTAGAGTGCACACAACTGCTTAGTAATTTTCGAAATGAAACACTACCTCTCGGTATGTCATCAACAATTACATTCCAGCTTAGATCAAGAACATTTAGCTTCCTTTTGCTCAATCCTGTAACTTAAAGTTAAGTCAACAAACTGACTAAGATTTGAAGTGTGCACAAAAAACATGTAAACGTGCTGTGGTGCTTACCTTTGATAATTTgggcattggtgatgaaattttTACTAAGGAATAAAGACTGCAGAGATAGAAGCCTATCCAAGGATGAAATAGTACTGTCATTCAGCTGATTTTCAGATAGGTCAAGAATTTCTAATTTGTGTAATTTAGACCATACTTCGAAACCTGTGTAAAATGAAAAGGTATCATGAATTTAAAACAACAGGTAAACCAAAAACATCCAAATAAGAAATAGTTTGGCTCAATACATTCAGCTAAATCAAAAGATATTCATAAAATTTCCATAACTAAGGTgagaaaaacaaaattttgtCACAAATATGTAAAACTAAAGGCATTAATCATGATACCTTTTCTGCACTGCCATGCTGTGtgcaaaaagaaaatgataGTCACAGAGTAATTTGTTGTGGAAAATTTCTGATATGATTTGAAAAGGAAAACTGGAACTGGTAACATAATAAAAATGGACTCAAATTCTATGGTATATTGTTCGAACAAAAAAAGAAATTCTATGGTATTTCAAATGGGGTTGGGGGAAGGATGGGAAGACCTGCACCAGGTATGCATCCTCGTATACCAAGGTTTCTCAAGGACAGACTCTGCAGTTCCTGTAAGGGAAGGAACATAGAAGCGTTGAATAAGTCTCCGTTGTCTACAAACTCTCCACGAAATCCATCAAAATTGAGGGCCGTGACATGGCCTGTGCTGGGGTTGCAGGTCACCCACTCCCATTGGCAACAGTTGTTTTCACCATCTACTGGATTATACCAGGCCACACAGTTGCACTCATTGCCAACAATGTGCAGAAGCGCTCTCCTTTCCTTGTGCAAACATGAGTCACATATTACAAAGCATAGGCATAGCAGAAACAAACTCCAAGAACAGGAGTTCCTCATGGCCACTTCCCCTTCTACTACACTCTCACTCTCAGGGATTTCTATGCACCCTGGTGCAGCAATGTTTCACTGGTTGCTAGTTTAAACCACTGCTAGATAACAAGGATATACCATCTCATCAGTCATCACCCACTTTTGGTGTGATCATTATTGCGGTCAAAGTCTCCCAAGTGCAATAATTTGATAGTTGTAGACTTGTAGACATGAGTGCGACGGCAATGGCTGTGTACCAGACAGGATGTGGCAAAAGAAGAGCAGGATCAGATCAGGTTCTCAGGTCCATGCTGGGTGGCGTACAGTGTCTGGCAGTCAGTCAGTGGGTCAACGAACTCCTGAAATTTCTAACCCTGTAACCCACTGG comes from Panicum virgatum strain AP13 chromosome 4K, P.virgatum_v5, whole genome shotgun sequence and encodes:
- the LOC120702807 gene encoding receptor-like protein 14 isoform X1, translated to MRNSCSWSLFLLCLCFVICDSCLHKERRALLHIVGNECNCVAWYNPVDGENNCCQWEWVTCNPSTGHVTALNFDGFRGEFVDNGDLFNASMFLPLQELQSLSLRNLGIRGCIPGAGFEVWSKLHKLEILDLSENQLNDSTISSLDRLLSLQSLFLSKNFITNAQIIKVTGLSKRKLNVLDLSWNVIVDDIPRACKMTRLQELHLDGNFFFGKLPPCIRNLTSLRVLDLSYNLLKVRFPTSNFANMSSLLHLSLSHNQLEGMLYLNSFSRYTRLKYLGLSSNSTNFQVQTESP
- the LOC120702807 gene encoding receptor-like protein 9a isoform X2, with translation MRNSCSWSLFLLCLCFVICDSCLHKERRALLHIVGNECNCVAWYNPVDGENNCCQWEWVTCNPSTGHVTALNFDGFRGEFVDNGDLFNASMFLPLQELQSLSLRNLGIRGCIPGAGFEVWSKLHKLEILDLSENQLNDSTISSLDRLLSLQSLFLSKNFITNAQIIKVTGLSKRKLNVLDLSWNVIVDDIPRAACKMTRLQELHLDGNFFFGKLPPCIRNLTSLRVLDLSYNLLK
- the LOC120702807 gene encoding receptor-like protein 9a isoform X3, with amino-acid sequence MRNSCSWSLFLLCLCFVICDSCLHKERRALLHIVGNECNCVAWYNPVDGENNCCQWEWVTCNPSTGHVTALNFDGFRGEFVDNGDLFNASMFLPLQELQSLSLRNLGIRGCIPGAGFEVWSKLHKLEILDLSENQLNDSTISSLDRLLSLQSLFLSKNFITNAQIIKGLSKRKLNVLDLSWNVIVDDIPRAACKMTRLQELHLDGNFFFGKLPPCIRNLTSLRVLDLSYNLLK